From the Oleiharenicola lentus genome, one window contains:
- a CDS encoding GH1 family beta-glucosidase codes for MSFPQDFTWGVAAAAYQIEGAAREDGRAPSIWDMHSHAPGRVFEGHTGDVACDHYHRYKEDVALMRNLGTKAYRLSIAWPRVIPQGTGKPNAKGLAFYDKLFDELLAANITPWVTLFHWDLPLALQRRGGFSNRDMVEWFGDYAALMAERYGDRVKNWITFNEPPCTVGLGLLDGVFAPGYKLTHAECLLAAHHLLLAHGRGVQALRAGIKGKIKVTLAHTARERIPATETKADIEAARRDYFASTLRDMWNLSWWADPIMFGKYPEDGLKAFGAEVPEIRTGDMKLISQKIDLLCYNCYTGNRYQAGANGQPEKVPHSWGIGNPRGTLNWLQIAPPALYWAAKFQTERYKLPIVFSENGFCNTDFVHLDGKVHDPQRIDFLARYLGGLKRAASEGIPLAGYFYWSVMDNFEWCEGYKDRFGLIHVDYQTQKRTPKDSYYWYRDVIRTNGAAL; via the coding sequence ATGTCCTTTCCCCAAGATTTCACCTGGGGCGTCGCTGCCGCCGCCTACCAAATCGAAGGAGCCGCCCGCGAGGACGGCCGCGCCCCGTCCATCTGGGACATGCACAGCCATGCACCCGGCCGCGTGTTCGAGGGGCACACCGGCGACGTGGCCTGCGACCACTACCACCGCTACAAGGAGGACGTAGCGCTCATGCGCAACCTCGGGACCAAGGCCTACCGCCTGTCCATTGCCTGGCCGCGCGTCATCCCGCAGGGCACCGGCAAGCCCAACGCCAAGGGCCTCGCGTTCTACGACAAGCTCTTTGACGAACTCCTCGCCGCCAACATCACACCGTGGGTCACGCTCTTCCACTGGGATCTTCCGCTCGCGCTCCAGCGCCGTGGCGGTTTCTCCAACCGCGACATGGTCGAGTGGTTCGGCGACTACGCCGCGCTGATGGCGGAGCGCTACGGCGACCGAGTGAAGAACTGGATCACCTTCAACGAGCCGCCCTGCACCGTCGGCCTCGGCCTGCTGGACGGGGTGTTCGCGCCGGGCTACAAGCTGACGCACGCCGAGTGCCTACTGGCCGCTCACCACCTGCTGCTGGCCCACGGCCGCGGCGTGCAGGCCCTGCGCGCCGGCATCAAGGGGAAGATCAAGGTCACCCTCGCCCACACCGCCCGCGAACGCATCCCGGCCACCGAAACCAAGGCCGATATCGAGGCCGCGCGCCGTGACTACTTCGCCAGCACCTTGCGCGATATGTGGAACCTGAGCTGGTGGGCCGACCCGATCATGTTTGGCAAATACCCGGAGGACGGGCTCAAGGCCTTCGGCGCCGAGGTGCCCGAGATCCGCACGGGGGACATGAAGCTCATCTCGCAGAAAATCGACCTGCTCTGCTACAACTGCTACACCGGCAACCGCTACCAGGCCGGCGCCAACGGCCAGCCGGAAAAGGTGCCGCACAGCTGGGGCATCGGCAATCCGCGCGGCACGCTGAACTGGCTGCAGATCGCCCCGCCCGCGCTTTACTGGGCGGCCAAGTTCCAGACCGAGCGCTACAAGCTGCCGATCGTTTTTTCGGAAAACGGCTTCTGCAACACCGACTTTGTCCACCTCGACGGCAAGGTCCACGACCCGCAGCGCATCGACTTCCTCGCGCGTTATCTCGGCGGCCTCAAGCGCGCCGCCAGCGAGGGCATCCCGCTCGCCGGCTACTTCTACTGGTCGGTGATGGACAACTTCGAGTGGTGCGAGGGCTACAAGGATCGCTTCGGCCTGATCCACGTGGACTACCAGACCCAGAAGCGCACGCCGAAGGATTCCTATTACTGGTATCGCGACGTCATCCGCACGAACGGCGCCGCGCTCTGA
- a CDS encoding beta-mannosidase: protein MRLHPLARASWEFRDATTGSPWRSARVPGCVHTDLIRHKLIPDPFFGSNELELQWIEERDWEYRATFTLPAAAFAEEVIDLVADGLDTVATVRLNGRVVARTENMFIGHRWDVKRLLRPGANEILIRFGSTMKYIRAQRPGHDPREFNDPVGRSQVIRKQQCQFGWDWGPRFVTAGVWRDLRLEAWSGNRLETVRVTQNHRRDGSVVLSFEPELAKKDSRAQVTGTISLKGKVVAKIENRESRPPRRRGDRHRDRSSGHRCKIENPSLWWPNGHGAQPLYTVELTVTGRDSRVIGTWSKRLGLRTLELDTSKDAAGQNFRFVVNGRPVFAKGANWIPAHSFAAGLTRADYARDLTSAAEAHMNMIRVWGGGIYESEDFYDLCDELGLMVWQDFMFACSIYPADAAFQQSVRAEARHQIRRLRHRACLALWCGNNEIAQLNTVGAKADLLASPKLRRDYEALFHRVLPAEVAAHDGVTAYRPSSQWRSTLEDSISRGDTHAVGEKLGDTHYWDVWHARHPVKDYEKWRFRFCSEFGMQSYSSPATQATFCPPGQDNVFGPQMENHQKNRAGNQIILDYVSRRYRFPKGQDALIYLSQLNQAHCMQTGVEHYRRNMPHCMGALYWQLNDCWPVASWSSIEFTGRWKALHHVARRFFAPALVSAHVPGDEDTIIGNYRTTTVDAVHFHTVYDAPAPARGELRWELFHLDGRILARGKKKVALRPGEAVRQQTVRFGKLMQQHGRDNLHVRLALLIGRKRVSEETVFLTPPRFLDLRRARTRATVRAVSATEFDVTFRTSAFQHRFAFDFTGIEHRSSDNWFELYPDEAKTVRVTCTKPQRAASLKTLLSHQSLADTY, encoded by the coding sequence ATGCGCCTGCACCCGCTCGCCCGCGCCTCCTGGGAATTCCGTGACGCCACCACCGGCTCACCGTGGCGCTCCGCCCGCGTCCCCGGTTGCGTCCACACCGACCTGATCCGGCACAAGCTGATCCCCGATCCGTTCTTCGGCAGCAACGAGCTCGAGCTGCAATGGATCGAAGAGCGCGACTGGGAATACCGCGCGACCTTCACTTTGCCCGCCGCGGCGTTTGCCGAGGAGGTCATCGACCTCGTCGCCGACGGCCTCGACACCGTCGCCACCGTGCGCCTTAACGGCCGCGTGGTCGCGCGGACCGAGAACATGTTCATCGGCCACCGCTGGGACGTGAAGCGCCTGCTGCGCCCCGGCGCGAATGAGATCCTCATCCGCTTCGGCAGCACGATGAAATATATCCGCGCCCAGCGCCCCGGCCACGACCCGCGCGAGTTCAACGATCCCGTCGGCCGCAGCCAGGTCATCCGCAAGCAACAGTGCCAGTTCGGCTGGGACTGGGGCCCGCGCTTCGTCACCGCCGGCGTGTGGCGCGACCTCCGCCTCGAGGCCTGGAGCGGCAACCGCCTCGAAACCGTCCGCGTGACCCAGAATCATCGCAGGGACGGCAGCGTCGTCCTTTCTTTTGAACCCGAACTCGCAAAGAAGGACTCCCGCGCGCAGGTCACGGGCACGATTTCGCTGAAGGGCAAGGTCGTCGCAAAAATCGAAAATCGAGAATCCCGGCCACCGCGAAGGCGGGGCGACCGGCACCGGGACCGCAGCAGCGGTCATCGGTGCAAAATCGAAAATCCGTCCCTCTGGTGGCCCAACGGCCACGGCGCGCAGCCGCTCTACACCGTCGAGCTCACGGTCACCGGCCGCGACAGCAGAGTCATCGGCACCTGGTCGAAACGCCTCGGCCTGCGCACGCTTGAACTCGATACGAGCAAGGACGCCGCCGGCCAAAATTTCCGCTTCGTCGTCAACGGCCGCCCGGTCTTCGCCAAGGGCGCGAACTGGATTCCCGCGCATAGCTTCGCCGCCGGCCTGACGCGCGCCGACTACGCCCGCGACCTCACGAGTGCCGCCGAGGCGCACATGAACATGATCCGCGTGTGGGGCGGCGGTATCTACGAGAGCGAGGACTTCTACGACCTGTGCGACGAACTCGGCCTGATGGTCTGGCAGGACTTCATGTTCGCCTGCTCGATCTACCCGGCCGACGCCGCGTTCCAGCAGAGCGTGCGCGCCGAGGCGCGCCACCAGATCCGCCGCCTGCGCCATCGCGCGTGCCTCGCGCTCTGGTGTGGCAACAACGAGATCGCCCAGCTCAACACCGTCGGCGCCAAGGCCGACCTGCTCGCCAGCCCGAAGCTGCGCCGCGACTACGAGGCGCTCTTCCACCGCGTGCTGCCCGCCGAGGTCGCCGCGCATGACGGCGTCACCGCCTACCGCCCGTCCTCGCAGTGGCGCAGCACGCTGGAGGACTCCATCTCGCGCGGCGACACTCATGCCGTCGGCGAGAAGCTCGGCGACACGCATTACTGGGACGTCTGGCACGCGCGCCACCCGGTGAAGGATTACGAGAAGTGGCGCTTCCGCTTCTGCTCGGAGTTCGGCATGCAGAGCTACAGTTCGCCGGCCACCCAGGCGACCTTCTGCCCGCCGGGCCAGGACAACGTGTTCGGCCCGCAGATGGAGAACCACCAGAAGAACCGCGCCGGCAACCAGATCATCCTCGACTACGTGTCGCGCCGCTACCGGTTCCCGAAAGGCCAGGACGCGCTCATCTACCTCTCGCAGCTCAACCAGGCCCACTGCATGCAGACGGGCGTCGAGCACTACCGCCGCAACATGCCGCACTGCATGGGCGCGCTCTACTGGCAGCTCAATGACTGCTGGCCCGTCGCCTCGTGGAGCTCGATCGAGTTCACCGGCCGCTGGAAGGCCCTGCACCACGTCGCCCGCCGCTTCTTCGCCCCCGCCCTCGTAAGCGCGCATGTGCCCGGCGACGAGGACACCATCATCGGCAACTACCGCACGACCACGGTGGACGCGGTGCATTTCCACACCGTTTACGACGCCCCGGCCCCCGCCCGCGGCGAGTTGCGCTGGGAACTCTTCCACCTCGACGGCCGCATCCTCGCCCGCGGGAAGAAGAAGGTCGCGCTGCGCCCCGGCGAAGCCGTGCGCCAGCAGACCGTGCGTTTCGGCAAGCTCATGCAGCAGCACGGCCGTGACAACCTGCACGTGCGCCTCGCGCTCCTGATCGGCCGCAAGCGCGTGAGCGAGGAGACCGTGTTCCTCACGCCGCCGCGCTTCCTCGACCTGCGCCGGGCGAGGACCCGCGCGACCGTGCGTGCTGTCAGCGCCACGGAGTTCGACGTCACGTTCCGCACCTCGGCGTTCCAGCACCGCTTCGCCTTCGACTTCACCGGCATCGAGCACCGCTCAAGCGACAACTGGTTCGAGCTCTACCCCGATGAAGCCAAGACCGTGCGCGTCACCTGCACCAAACCGCAGCGTGCCGCCAGCCTGAAGACCCTGCTCTCGCACCAGTCGCTCGCAGACACCTACTAA
- a CDS encoding acetylxylan esterase codes for MLKRLLCLALVAAVRVTADTPITPVPPHADFRVATIQVRIAPDHRDWTYRLGEPAKFRIMVTADNTPVDNATVTYSVGPELMPAEKKTALVPLEGLVVDGGTLNTGGFIRCKASVEFAGRTYQGVATAAFAPETIKPYQTEPADFDAFWAKGKVELAKIPLEARLTLLPDACTDKVNVYHVSFSTANQPWNPQPPRIYGILCEPKAPGKYPAVLKVPGAGVRPYAGDPDLAARGVIVLEIGIHGIPVNLPQNVYDAMYGGALHSYWVTQLDNKDSYYYRRVYLGCVRANDFLTSRENWNGKDLLVTGASQGGQLSLVTAGLDPRVTALAAIHPAMCDVVAPLHGRAGGWPHPFKPNDDGSPSIHATPAKIATTGYYDSVNFARRLKVPGFYIWGFNDEVTPPTSTFAAYNVITAPKTLAVQPEQAHTYPSEQWEAVNRWIMNNLGLK; via the coding sequence ATGCTCAAACGACTCCTTTGCCTCGCGCTGGTGGCCGCTGTGCGCGTCACCGCCGATACCCCGATCACGCCCGTGCCGCCGCACGCTGATTTCCGCGTGGCAACCATCCAGGTGCGCATCGCACCCGATCATCGCGACTGGACCTACCGCTTGGGCGAGCCGGCGAAGTTCCGCATCATGGTCACGGCGGACAACACACCCGTGGACAACGCCACGGTCACCTACTCGGTCGGCCCCGAGCTGATGCCCGCGGAAAAGAAGACCGCCCTCGTGCCTCTCGAAGGCCTCGTCGTGGACGGCGGCACGCTCAACACCGGCGGCTTCATCCGCTGCAAGGCCTCGGTCGAGTTCGCCGGCCGCACTTACCAAGGCGTGGCGACGGCCGCCTTTGCGCCCGAGACGATCAAGCCCTACCAGACGGAGCCGGCGGATTTCGATGCTTTCTGGGCCAAGGGCAAGGTGGAGCTGGCGAAAATTCCGCTTGAGGCGCGTCTCACGCTCCTGCCCGACGCCTGCACCGACAAAGTAAACGTCTATCACGTGAGCTTCAGCACCGCGAACCAGCCGTGGAATCCCCAGCCGCCGCGCATATATGGCATCCTCTGCGAGCCCAAGGCACCGGGCAAATATCCGGCCGTGCTCAAGGTCCCCGGCGCCGGCGTGCGTCCCTATGCAGGCGATCCCGACCTCGCGGCCCGCGGCGTCATCGTGCTGGAGATCGGTATTCACGGCATCCCGGTGAACCTGCCACAAAATGTCTATGACGCCATGTATGGCGGCGCACTGCACAGCTACTGGGTCACCCAACTCGACAACAAGGACTCCTATTACTACCGCCGCGTCTACCTCGGCTGCGTGCGCGCCAACGATTTCCTGACCTCGCGGGAAAACTGGAACGGCAAGGACCTGCTCGTCACCGGCGCCAGCCAGGGCGGCCAGCTCTCGCTCGTCACCGCCGGTCTCGACCCGCGCGTGACGGCGCTCGCCGCCATCCACCCGGCGATGTGCGACGTCGTCGCCCCGCTGCACGGCCGCGCCGGCGGCTGGCCGCACCCGTTCAAGCCGAACGACGACGGCTCGCCCTCGATTCACGCTACACCGGCGAAAATCGCGACCACCGGCTACTATGATTCGGTTAATTTCGCCCGCCGCCTCAAGGTGCCCGGGTTCTACATCTGGGGCTTCAACGACGAGGTCACGCCGCCAACCTCCACCTTCGCCGCCTACAACGTCATCACCGCGCCCAAGACCCTCGCCGTGCAACCCGAGCAGGCGCACACCTACCCCTCCGAGCAGTGGGAGGCCGTCAACCGCTGGATCATGAACAACCTGGGCCTGAAGTGA
- a CDS encoding XylR family transcriptional regulator, with protein sequence MRPQVLLIFQTRFEECTAMLKGVAHFERSHQLWTGFLDDEARAERDPQWVRSKKWDGVISRHTTPALVQTCAELKLPLVDLNDTELFPGVPKIRPDNVALGHLGAEHFIERGYQHFGFAGFGNHGWSRERRDGFTEALRLAGKHCAVLDVDYPGDLTPFWDTQQIDALLGWLNRLPKPIGVMACNDMRALQVIAAAHAGGIQVPEEIAVLGANNEPIRCELSYPPLSSVSPNAFQSGYKAAEVLAELMNRQKPASLDLRIEPAGVATRPSTDVLAIDDRIVTTALSYIRQKACVGLSVDDVVKAAHASRSQLEKKFRRHLGRSPQAEIRRVQVAKIKQLLLETDYPLKKISEMAGFEHVEYMSVVFKRLTGDSPGGFRKRILLKRA encoded by the coding sequence ATGCGTCCGCAGGTGCTCCTCATTTTCCAGACCCGCTTCGAGGAATGCACCGCCATGCTCAAGGGCGTCGCCCACTTCGAGCGCAGCCACCAGCTCTGGACCGGGTTCCTCGATGACGAAGCCCGTGCCGAGCGTGACCCGCAGTGGGTGCGCAGCAAAAAGTGGGACGGCGTGATCAGCCGCCACACCACGCCCGCCCTCGTGCAGACCTGCGCGGAGCTGAAGCTTCCGCTGGTGGACCTCAACGACACCGAGCTTTTCCCCGGCGTGCCGAAGATCCGGCCCGACAACGTCGCCCTCGGCCATCTCGGCGCCGAGCACTTCATCGAGCGCGGCTACCAGCACTTCGGCTTCGCCGGCTTCGGCAACCACGGCTGGTCGCGTGAACGTCGGGATGGTTTCACCGAGGCTCTGCGGCTCGCCGGTAAACATTGCGCGGTTCTCGACGTGGACTACCCGGGCGATCTCACCCCGTTCTGGGACACGCAACAGATCGACGCCTTGTTGGGCTGGCTCAACCGGTTGCCCAAGCCCATTGGCGTAATGGCCTGCAATGATATGCGCGCCCTTCAGGTTATCGCTGCCGCCCACGCTGGCGGTATCCAGGTGCCGGAGGAAATCGCCGTGCTCGGCGCCAACAACGAGCCCATCCGCTGCGAACTCTCCTACCCGCCCCTGTCGAGCGTCAGTCCCAATGCCTTCCAGTCCGGATACAAGGCCGCCGAGGTGCTCGCCGAGCTGATGAACCGGCAGAAGCCCGCGTCCCTCGATTTGCGGATCGAGCCGGCCGGAGTCGCGACCCGGCCCTCCACCGACGTGCTGGCGATCGACGATCGCATCGTGACGACCGCCCTCAGTTACATCCGGCAAAAAGCCTGCGTCGGCCTTTCGGTGGATGATGTGGTCAAGGCCGCCCATGCGTCTCGCAGCCAATTGGAGAAAAAGTTCCGTCGCCATCTGGGACGGTCTCCCCAAGCCGAAATCCGGCGGGTGCAGGTCGCGAAGATCAAGCAGCTTCTCCTGGAGACAGACTATCCGTTGAAGAAAATATCTGAAATGGCTGGTTTTGAACATGTTGAATACATGTCAGTAGTCTTTAAGCGTCTGACCGGTGACTCGCCCGGTGGCTTCCGCAAACGGATCTTGCTCAAACGGGCCTGA
- a CDS encoding MFS transporter: MSQNQENKLPFREMLAFGCGDFASVLYWQTFMKYLPFFYTDVFGITAGALATMLLVSRIWDGINDPIIGMWADRTESRWGKFRPFILFGCVPFAIFGVLTFTTPSLGMSGKLIWAYLTYNGLMMLYTTVNIPYTALMGVMTSNPVERTRLSSIKFMFAFSAGMVISATLLPMVSALGGDKNPQLGWQLAFAVVGVVAIGFFLITVFGTKERIKPAPEENTSVLRDIRFLVTNNAWVLLLCTTLTWILFVALRSSVSAHYFKYYLYNGSPETPLSFMGREFSLEVLLSSFNTLGQAASVAGVFVVSLVASKFPKKGLFISLFTLQIFTTAAYLVLEPGQLGAIFVLEIVGSFLGAPLPVLMWAMYADTADYGEWKSGRRTTALVFSASTMSQKFGWALAAFIAFQLLQFVGFQANVIPSDAVKGSLVRLMSIYPAALGVLSIVIFLFYPLNEKRMAEIDSDLKARRAKAGLATA, encoded by the coding sequence ATGTCCCAAAACCAAGAAAACAAACTGCCCTTCCGCGAGATGCTCGCGTTCGGCTGCGGCGACTTCGCCTCTGTCCTCTATTGGCAGACCTTCATGAAGTATCTGCCGTTCTTCTACACCGATGTGTTCGGCATAACCGCCGGTGCCCTCGCCACGATGCTGCTCGTGAGCCGCATTTGGGACGGCATCAACGACCCCATCATCGGCATGTGGGCCGACCGCACCGAGTCGCGCTGGGGCAAATTTCGCCCGTTCATCCTTTTTGGCTGCGTGCCCTTCGCGATCTTCGGCGTGCTGACCTTTACCACCCCGAGCCTCGGCATGAGCGGCAAGCTGATCTGGGCCTACCTCACCTACAACGGCCTCATGATGCTCTACACCACGGTGAACATCCCCTACACGGCGCTCATGGGGGTCATGACCAGCAACCCGGTGGAACGCACGCGGCTCTCCTCGATCAAGTTCATGTTCGCCTTCAGCGCGGGCATGGTGATTTCCGCGACGCTGCTGCCGATGGTCTCGGCGCTCGGCGGCGACAAGAATCCCCAGCTCGGCTGGCAGCTCGCCTTCGCCGTCGTCGGCGTGGTCGCGATCGGTTTCTTCCTCATCACGGTCTTCGGCACCAAGGAACGCATCAAGCCGGCCCCGGAGGAAAACACCTCCGTGTTGCGCGACATCCGGTTCCTGGTCACGAACAACGCCTGGGTGCTCCTGTTGTGCACCACCCTGACCTGGATTCTCTTCGTGGCGCTGCGCAGCTCGGTCTCCGCGCATTACTTCAAGTATTACCTCTACAACGGCTCGCCCGAAACCCCGCTCAGCTTCATGGGCCGCGAGTTCTCGCTCGAGGTGCTGCTTTCGTCCTTCAACACCCTGGGGCAGGCCGCCTCGGTCGCCGGCGTGTTCGTCGTCAGCCTCGTGGCCAGCAAGTTCCCGAAGAAGGGCCTCTTCATCTCGCTCTTCACCCTGCAGATCTTCACCACCGCCGCCTACCTCGTGCTGGAGCCGGGCCAGCTGGGAGCCATCTTCGTCCTCGAAATTGTCGGAAGCTTCCTCGGCGCCCCCCTGCCCGTGCTGATGTGGGCCATGTATGCCGACACCGCCGATTACGGCGAATGGAAGAGCGGCCGCCGCACGACGGCGCTGGTTTTCTCCGCCTCGACCATGAGCCAGAAATTCGGCTGGGCCCTGGCCGCGTTCATCGCGTTCCAACTCCTGCAGTTTGTCGGCTTCCAGGCCAACGTCATTCCCTCCGACGCCGTCAAGGGCAGCTTGGTGCGCCTCATGAGCATCTACCCGGCGGCCCTCGGTGTGCTGTCCATCGTGATTTTCCTGTTCTATCCGCTGAACGAAAAACGCATGGCCGAGATTGATTCCGACCTGAAGGCCCGTCGCGCCAAGGCCGGCCTGGCGACCGCCTGA